A window of the Alkalibaculum bacchi genome harbors these coding sequences:
- the tuf gene encoding elongation factor Tu: MGKAKYERSKPHVNVGTIGHVDHGKTTLTAAITAVLNKRFGSGEFISYDNIDKAPEERERGITISTSHVEYETDARHYAHVDCPGHADYVKNMITGAAQMDGAILVVSAADGPMPQTREHILLSRQVGVPYIVVFLNKADMVDDEELIELVEMEVRELLSEYEFPGDDTPIVVGSALRALEDPDSEWGDKIVDLMKEVDAYIPEPERPTDQPFLMPVEDVFSITGRGTVATGKVERGTIKVGEEVEIVGLQEERRKVVVTGVEMFRKLLDQAEAGDNIGALLRGVERKDIERGQVLAKPGTINPHTKFKSQVYVLTKEEGGRHTPFFNGYRPQFYFRTTDVTGIIELEGGAEMVMPGDNIEMTIELIHPIAIEEGLRFAIREGGRTVGSGVISEIL; this comes from the coding sequence ATGGGAAAAGCTAAATACGAGAGAAGTAAACCTCACGTAAATGTTGGAACAATAGGACACGTTGACCACGGTAAAACAACTTTAACAGCAGCAATCACAGCTGTATTAAACAAAAGATTTGGATCTGGTGAATTCATAAGCTATGACAATATCGATAAAGCACCAGAAGAGAGAGAAAGAGGAATCACGATCTCTACATCTCACGTAGAATACGAAACAGATGCAAGACACTACGCACACGTAGACTGCCCAGGCCATGCTGACTATGTTAAAAACATGATCACAGGAGCAGCACAAATGGACGGAGCAATCTTAGTAGTAAGTGCAGCAGATGGTCCAATGCCACAAACGAGAGAGCACATTCTTTTATCACGTCAAGTAGGTGTACCATATATCGTAGTATTCTTAAACAAAGCAGATATGGTAGATGACGAAGAATTAATCGAATTAGTAGAAATGGAAGTAAGAGAACTATTAAGCGAATATGAATTCCCAGGAGATGACACTCCAATCGTAGTAGGAAGTGCATTGAGAGCATTAGAAGATCCAGACAGCGAGTGGGGAGACAAAATCGTTGATTTAATGAAAGAAGTAGACGCATATATTCCAGAGCCAGAAAGACCAACAGATCAACCATTCCTAATGCCAGTAGAGGATGTATTCTCCATTACAGGTAGAGGTACAGTAGCAACAGGAAAAGTTGAAAGAGGAACAATAAAAGTAGGCGAAGAAGTAGAAATCGTTGGTTTACAAGAAGAGAGAAGAAAAGTAGTAGTAACAGGTGTTGAAATGTTCCGTAAATTATTAGATCAAGCAGAAGCAGGAGATAATATTGGAGCATTGTTAAGAGGTGTTGAAAGAAAAGACATCGAAAGAGGTCAAGTACTAGCAAAACCAGGAACAATCAACCCACACACAAAATTCAAATCTCAAGTATACGTATTAACAAAAGAAGAGGGTGGAAGACATACACCATTCTTTAACGGATACAGACCACAATTCTATTTCAGAACAACTGACGTAACAGGAATCATCGAATTAGAAGGCGGAGCAGAAATGGTAATGCCAGGAGATAATATCGAAATGACAATCGAACTAATCCACCCAATCGCAATCGAAGAAGGATTACGATTTGCAATCAGAGAAGGCGGAAGAACAGTAGGTTCAGGAGTTATATCTGAAATTCTTTAA
- the rpsJ gene encoding 30S ribosomal protein S10: MAKQKIRIRLKAYDHKVLDQSALKIVETAKRTGAEVSGPVPLPTDKEIITILRAVHKYKDSREQFEMRTHKRLVDILNPTPKTVDALMRLDLPAGVDIEIKL; this comes from the coding sequence ATGGCAAAACAAAAAATCAGAATTCGACTTAAAGCATATGATCACAAGGTATTAGATCAATCTGCTTTAAAAATTGTAGAAACGGCAAAGAGAACTGGTGCTGAAGTGTCAGGTCCTGTGCCATTGCCAACGGATAAAGAAATCATTACTATTCTTAGAGCAGTTCACAAATACAAAGACTCTAGAGAACAATTTGAAATGAGAACACATAAAAGACTAGTCGATATCTTAAATCCAACACCAAAGACAGTAGATGCTCTTATGAGATTAGATTTACCTGCAGGTGTCGACATTGAAATAAAACTTTAA
- the rplC gene encoding 50S ribosomal protein L3 encodes MKKAIIGKKVGMTQIFDAEGQMVPVTVVEVGPCKVVQIKNQEVDGYNALQIGYKQVKESKVTKPIKGHFDKVNVDYMKVLREFKLEDTSAYEIGQELKADVFEAGDKIDITGTSKGKGFAGVIKRHGQSRGPMKHGSKYHRSPGSMGGSSSPSRVRKGKKLPGQMGNVKVTVQNLEVVRVDADRNLLLVKGAVPGIRGSVVTIKDSVKSSK; translated from the coding sequence TTGAAGAAAGCTATTATTGGAAAAAAAGTAGGAATGACTCAAATATTTGACGCGGAAGGTCAAATGGTACCAGTGACCGTTGTAGAAGTTGGTCCTTGTAAAGTAGTACAGATTAAAAATCAAGAAGTAGATGGTTATAATGCCCTTCAAATTGGTTATAAACAGGTGAAGGAAAGCAAAGTAACAAAGCCTATAAAAGGACATTTTGACAAAGTAAACGTCGATTACATGAAAGTGTTAAGAGAGTTTAAGCTGGAAGATACTTCTGCATATGAAATTGGTCAAGAATTAAAGGCAGATGTATTTGAAGCTGGAGATAAAATCGATATAACAGGTACTTCTAAAGGTAAAGGTTTTGCAGGTGTTATAAAAAGACACGGACAATCTAGAGGACCTATGAAGCACGGTTCTAAATATCATAGAAGCCCAGGTTCGATGGGTGGTTCATCTAGCCCTTCAAGAGTTCGAAAAGGTAAAAAACTACCAGGACAAATGGGTAATGTAAAAGTAACTGTTCAAAATTTAGAAGTCGTTAGAGTAGATGCTGACAGAAATTTATTACTTGTTAAAGGCGCAGTTCCAGGGATTCGAGGAAGTGTAGTCACTATCAAGGATTCAGTTAAAAGCTCAAAGTAA
- the rplD gene encoding 50S ribosomal protein L4: protein MAKVDVLNIKGEKVEEINLNDDVFAIEPNEAVVHQVVVAQLANKRQGTQSTKTRSEVRGGGRKPWRQKGTGRARAGSIRSPLWKGGGVIFAPKPRDYSQKVNKKMRRLAMKSVLSSKVLDNELIVLDSLNFDAPKTKEMVEVLKNINANKALLVLANNDENVYKSARNIPDVATATVDSLNVYDMLKYYQLVVTKEAAQKIEEVYA from the coding sequence ATGGCAAAAGTTGATGTTTTAAATATTAAAGGCGAAAAAGTTGAAGAAATAAATTTAAACGATGATGTTTTTGCAATTGAACCTAACGAAGCAGTTGTGCATCAAGTGGTAGTAGCTCAACTTGCTAACAAAAGACAAGGCACTCAATCAACAAAAACAAGATCAGAAGTAAGAGGCGGCGGAAGAAAACCTTGGAGACAAAAAGGAACAGGTCGTGCAAGAGCAGGTAGCATCCGTTCACCATTATGGAAGGGTGGCGGCGTTATATTCGCTCCAAAGCCAAGAGATTACTCACAAAAAGTAAACAAAAAGATGAGAAGATTAGCGATGAAATCTGTATTGTCTTCAAAAGTACTAGATAACGAACTGATTGTATTAGATAGTTTAAACTTTGATGCTCCAAAGACAAAAGAGATGGTTGAAGTACTAAAAAACATAAATGCAAACAAAGCGTTGCTTGTTTTAGCAAACAACGATGAAAATGTATATAAATCAGCTAGAAATATTCCTGATGTTGCAACAGCAACAGTTGATAGTTTAAATGTGTATGATATGTTGAAATACTATCAATTGGTTGTAACAAAAGAAGCTGCTCAAAAAATTGAGGAGGTGTACGCGTAA
- the rplW gene encoding 50S ribosomal protein L23, whose protein sequence is MLSPHDIIVKPIVTEKSMDDMAEKKYTFKVMKKANKVQIANAVEAVFGVKVEKVYTMNMTGKKKRMGRFVGKRSDWKKAIVKLTEDSKEIQFFEGL, encoded by the coding sequence ATGTTAAGTCCTCATGATATTATCGTAAAGCCAATCGTTACTGAAAAAAGCATGGATGACATGGCTGAAAAGAAATACACTTTTAAAGTAATGAAAAAAGCGAACAAAGTTCAAATCGCAAACGCAGTGGAAGCAGTGTTCGGCGTAAAAGTAGAGAAAGTATATACAATGAACATGACTGGCAAGAAAAAACGCATGGGAAGATTCGTTGGAAAAAGATCTGATTGGAAAAAAGCAATTGTTAAATTAACAGAAGATAGCAAAGAAATTCAATTCTTTGAAGGACTCTAA